Sequence from the Piscinibacter sp. HJYY11 genome:
CGCGACGCATCAGGCAACCAAGCCAAGGTCTACCTGTACTGCTTGGAAACACGCTGCCCCGAGAGCGGCTGGCAAGTACCGCTCCTGCCGTCATTGGTGATCTCCAAGAACGGCAGCGTCATTGCTAAGCTCGTTCCGAACGAGGCGCAGCAGCGCTTCGACATCCGGGTCGTCAACGGTGCATCAGCGGCGGAGATGAAAGCCGCGGCGAACGGCACCGTAAGGGATAGCGCCCTGGTCTACGAGCTGAACGGTAAGGTCTACCGCGTTCCCATCCGCACGTTGCGAGGCGACTTTCGAGACGTGGATGGCACCACTCAAAACAACCTGCGCCGATGGGGTCGTGAAGACTTCGACCCGCTCACCGGCGACACATTTCAAGAACGGCTGTACGCGATCCAATGGATCGACGGCACCACCGTGTCAGACCCGCGACCCCGCACCTACTTCGCATCGCCAACGGACGAGGACCTGGAGCGCGAAGCTGAGGTGCGGAGGATCGTTGCGAGCAACCTGATGGCATGGCAGGCCGAAGGACTCGTGCCCGACATGGTGATTGAGGCTGGAGACGAGACAGCCAGGCTGGGTCGGGAACGAGGTTGGACCCACTGGCATCACCTCTTCAATGCACGGCAGCTGCTCCTATACGCGGAGCTGCGCAAGCACGCGACCGCAGAACTCTGCCTCAAGGCTTGCCAGATGATCAACACCAGCGCCCGCCTCACCCGCTGGTCCACCGGCGACGGAGATGGTCGCAGCGGCGGCACCAAGCAGGTATTCGACAACCAGGCGCTGAACGTTCTCTACAACTATGGGTGCCGGGCTTCGAGTTGCCTGCTTGACCCACTGGACGGCGAGAACGCCCATGCGCCCATCCCCGCGGGCGTGACCCACACGCTGCGGAACCACCCTGCACACGAGGTCGCCGAGGCCTGCGACCTGTGGATCACCGATCCGCCCTACGCGGACGCGGTCAACTACCACGAGATCACGGAGTTCTTCATCGCCTGGCTCCGCCGCAACCCGCCGGCCCCGTTCGATTCCTGGGTGTGGGACTCCAGGCGCGCCCTGGCCATTCAGGGATCAGGCGAAGACTTCCGCCGCAACATGGTGGCGGCCTACACCGCGATGGCGACACACATGCCCGACAACGGCATGCAGTGCGTCATGTTCACCCACCAGGACACTGGTGTCTGGAGCGATCTCGTCGGCATCTTCTGGGCAGCGGGGCTGCAGGTGGTGGCGGCCTGGTACATCGCCACCGAGACCACGTCCGAACTGAAGAAGGGCGGCTATGTGCAAGGCACGGTGACGCTGATGCTGCGCAAGCGCCCGGCCGGTGACCGGCCGGCCTTCAAGCAGCGCTTGCTACCCGCCGTGCGGCAGGAGGTGGACCTGCAGATCCGAACCATGATGCACCTGAACACTGCCGTGATGGCCCACCACGGCGAACCTGTGTTCAACGACTCCGACCTGCAGATGGCCGGCTACGCAGCGGCGCTGAAGGTGCTGACCGGCTACACACACATCGGTGGCGAAGACGTCACCAGCTTCGCGCTGCGCCCGCGTGTGAGGGGCGAGGTCACGGTGGTTGACGAGATCGTGCAACAGGCTGCTGAAGCGGCTAGCAACCTGCTGGTGCCCGAGGGCCTGACGGCAGACTCCTGGGGCAAGCTGTCCGGCATCGAGCGCTTCGTGCTGCGCATGATGGACATGGAAACCACGGGCACCCGCAAGCTGGACAACTACCAGAACTTCGCCAAGGCCTTCCGCGTGCAGGACTACGCCCGCGTCATGGCCAGCATGGCGCCCAACGAGGCCAGGCTAAAGCAAGTGACCGAGTTCGCCTCTCGCGACCTGACCGACAGCACCGAGCTGGGCGCCACGCGCCTAGGCAGGCTGGTCATCGCGCTGCAGCAGATGCGCGCTGACCTGGAGCCGCAGACCATCATCAGCCAGCTGCAGGCCGAGATGCCCGACTTCCTGGAGGCTCGCCCGTTGCTGATGGACCTGCTGGCTTTCGTGGAGCGCAAGGCACCCGAGGCGGATGTGCGCATGGCTGCCGAGGTGCTGGGCGCCCGGCTAAAGAACCAGCGCTTCGGGGTCTGAGGACGACAACGCCATGGCCATCCGGCGGTTCTCGTCACGCACGCACCGGCTCGACGCCAGCTTTCTGCTGGAGCACATGAAGGGGGCGCACAGCTACCGACGCATCGCGGGCTACTTCACCAGCTCGCTGTTCGAAGTGGCGCACGAGCTGCTGGAGGGCATTCCGCACGTTCGGATCGTGTGCAACGTCGACATCCACCCCGACGACCTGAAGGTGGCCCAGCTGCGCGAAGCCCGCATGATGGGCCGCTGGAACGAGAAGGCCATCGAGGCCGAGGCGCTACTAAACCGCGACCGCTACCGCCGGCTGGACGCCTTCCTGCAGCGGCACGGCCAGGCGGTGCGTGTGGCGCCCGACAGCGTGTGCGGCTTCGTGCACGGCAAGGCCGGCGTCATCGAACTGGCCGATGGGCGCAAGCTGGGCTTCATCGGCTCGATGAACGAGACCCGCAGCGGCTGGCAACGCCACTACGAGATCCTGTGGGAAGACGAGTCGCCCGAGGGTGTGGCCTGGATCGAAAGCGAGTTCGACTTCCTGTGGAACGCGGCGCGTCCGCTGCCCGACGCGGTGATCCGCGAGGTGCACCGGCGGGGCTACCGCCGCGAGGTGGTGTTCGACGAGATCGACGACGAAGACGACGTGGCGCCGGCCGCGCTGATCGAGTCGCCGCTGTACCGCGAAGGCCTGGCGCTGCAGCCGTGGCAGCAGGGCTTCGTGACCGAGTGCCTGCGCCACCACCAGATGCACAAGGTGGTGCGCCTGCTGCTGGCCGACGAGGTGGGGCTGGGCAAGACACTGTCACTCGGCACGGCGGCGCTGACGCTGTGCCTGCTGGCCGACCGCGAGCAGCAAGCCCGGCGGCCGGTGGTGATCTTCGCCCCGGCCACACTGTGCGAGCAGTGGCAGACCGAGATGCTGGACAAGCTCGGCATTCCGTGCGCGCGCTGGGACACGGTGCGCAAGGTGTGGCTCGATGACCAGGACCGGGCCATCTCGCCCGCCGGCCGAGAGCACATCGCGCGCTGCCCGCTGCGCATCGGCATCGTCTCGACCGGGCTGATGATGCGGCAATCGGCCGAGAAGCAGCACCTGCTGGGCCTGCGTTTCGGCCTGGTGATCCTGGACGAGGCGCACAAGGCGCGTACGCGGCAGGGCTTCGGCGCCGACGCGGGCACACCGAACGAACTGTTGGCGTTCATGCGCGAGATCGCGGCCCGGTCGGAGCATGTGCTGCTGGGCACAGCGACGCCCATCCAGACGCAGCCGCAAGACCTGTGGGACCTGATCGGCATCCTGCACCAGGGGAGAGGCAACTTCGTGCTGGGTAACGACTTCGCGGCCTGGCACCGGGCCGGTGAGGTGCTGGAGATT
This genomic interval carries:
- a CDS encoding anti-phage-associated DUF1156 domain-containing protein, producing the protein MTKRPPLTPGALRDTPALIESVFPVQKVSHEAQRERKANLYQTLTGLGSYWKGRKPLILVRAIVLGVLLPQTDDPERDLEIFEKLMGFDAEGLARRAFVVDGVKPYEMAKRISLADPWAFFTAKVKGEEPEDGQLAYWTFPLDCEERGITLRWRRDIEPEQKLELYRRYIANLDSYEQRSNLGKRPEEVDAAWLFEPIWTDVNQHYAHLGINARSVHELVEQLGQLRYGRRARVGDTFAGGGSIPFEAARIGCDAFASDLNPIACMLTWGALNIVGTDAARHAELERQQREVATAIKESVRKLGIERDASGNQAKVYLYCLETRCPESGWQVPLLPSLVISKNGSVIAKLVPNEAQQRFDIRVVNGASAAEMKAAANGTVRDSALVYELNGKVYRVPIRTLRGDFRDVDGTTQNNLRRWGREDFDPLTGDTFQERLYAIQWIDGTTVSDPRPRTYFASPTDEDLEREAEVRRIVASNLMAWQAEGLVPDMVIEAGDETARLGRERGWTHWHHLFNARQLLLYAELRKHATAELCLKACQMINTSARLTRWSTGDGDGRSGGTKQVFDNQALNVLYNYGCRASSCLLDPLDGENAHAPIPAGVTHTLRNHPAHEVAEACDLWITDPPYADAVNYHEITEFFIAWLRRNPPAPFDSWVWDSRRALAIQGSGEDFRRNMVAAYTAMATHMPDNGMQCVMFTHQDTGVWSDLVGIFWAAGLQVVAAWYIATETTSELKKGGYVQGTVTLMLRKRPAGDRPAFKQRLLPAVRQEVDLQIRTMMHLNTAVMAHHGEPVFNDSDLQMAGYAAALKVLTGYTHIGGEDVTSFALRPRVRGEVTVVDEIVQQAAEAASNLLVPEGLTADSWGKLSGIERFVLRMMDMETTGTRKLDNYQNFAKAFRVQDYARVMASMAPNEARLKQVTEFASRDLTDSTELGATRLGRLVIALQQMRADLEPQTIISQLQAEMPDFLEARPLLMDLLAFVERKAPEADVRMAAEVLGARLKNQRFGV